The Candidatus Baltobacteraceae bacterium genome includes the window ATTCTCAATCTCCGAGACCACGGCGCTCCGATCGGTGCGTAGACCCCAATCGCGCTGGTTTGCATCGTAATACGGCGAGGTGGCGTTCGTCGAGCCGACCCACGCCCGGCGTGAGTCGACGATCGCAAACTTCTCGTCGAAGCTGCCCGTGCGAACCTCCACACCGGCGCGCGCCAACCGCTCGAGGGCCAATGCCTCGCGCGCGCTTTCGCGGCGCTCGCGATCGGCGACCAGGAGACGGCACCGCACGCCTTCTTTCGCGAGACGCTCGAGCTGGCCGTAGACGCCGCTGCCCGCGCCGAACGACTCGCTCGCAACCTCGACCGTCCGCGCGCGCGCAGCGGCGCGCAGGAGCTGCGTTTCGAGGCGGAGCGAAGCGGCTTTAGTCGTGCTAAAAACCGGCGACCAACGCGGCGCGCGGCCGTCGAGTGCGTCCCGCACGGCGCGCACGTCGGAAGAAAACGTGTCGCGCACGATCGTGTCGGTTCCGTCGTCGGGCCAATTGCGATCGTCGAGGAACAGGTCGCGGTCGCAGATCGCGGCCTTCATGTGGAGCGGCGCCCCGTCGCCGTCGTTCGCATCGACGAGTTTCGCGTCGGCACCGAGGCGGCGTAATTCCGCAACGCCGCGCGCGTTCGCAGCCGCCAGTGCGCCGCCTGCGTCGCCGTACGGCCTCCCTTCGAGGCGAACGGTGACGCGCGCGCCACGGCGGGCGGCTCCTTCGAGCGCATCGAGGACCCGGCCCGGACGCAGGGTATAGGCGCTCAGCTCGATTCGGCAGGCCGAACCCATCGCCGCCAACATGCCGCCGGTTGAAGCGAGCGCGATCATGCGATGCCCTCACGACAAAGGTCGCCGGGCACAAGCAGGGGGTATGCCCGGCGGTTGGAAAGCGTAGGACCTGTTTATGGCCTCGACCCACATTCCGCCGCACCAGACCGACAAGGGCGTGTTCGTTCGCGAGATGTTCGCGCGCATCGCTCCGCATTACGATCGCACCAATCGCGTGCTTACGGCCGGGATGGACGAGTCGTGGCGCAAGCGAGCGATTGCGATCCTGCGGCCCCCGCACGCCGGCCGCATCCTGGACCTCTGCTGCGGCACGGGCGACGTCGTCTTCCACTTATTGCGCACCGATCCGTCGCTCGCGGTTACCGGCGTGGACTTCACCGCACCGATGCTCGACGTCGCTCGCCAACGCGCCGCGCACGAGGCTCGCGGGAGCGCCTCGTTCGTGGAAGGTGACGTGATGGCGCTCGCGTTCGAAGATGGAGCGTTCGACGGCGCGACGATGGGCTTCAGCCTGCGCAACGTGGTCGATATCGATGCGACGCTGCGCGAGGTTCGACGCGTGCTCAAGCCCGGCGCGCGCTTCGTGAACCTGGACGTAAGCAAGGCCCCCAACCGCATTTGGAAGGCGTGCTTCGATCTCTATTTCTACAAGATGGTGCCGCTCGTCGGCGGTCTCGTGGGCGGTTCGAAGCAAGCGTATACGTATCTGCCGAACTCGCTCACGCATCATCCCAACGCCGAGGCGCTGCGCGAGCGTTTCGAGCGCGCGGGTTTTACCGACGCGAACTATCTCCCGCTCATGGGCGGCGCGATCGCCGTGCACTACGGAACCGCCCCGTGATCGAACGCGCCCGCAACGACGCGAGCATGTACACGCTCGTCGAAGAGTTCTTCCGCAACGAGTTCGCGACCGACAATCCGCTCATTACCGAGGCGATCAAACGCATGCTGGCCGCCGGCGGCAAACGCCTGCGCCCGCGATTGACGTTGCTAGCCTCCGAGGCCAACGGCGGCGACGCGGCCGAGCATTTGCAGCTGGCCGCGTATATGGAATTGATTCACGTCGCAACGCTCATCCACGACGACGTGGTCGACAACGCGCAGACGCGGCGCGGCGTCAACGCCACCGCCGTCGACTACGGCAACCGCATCAGCGTGCTAGCCGGCGACTATCTCTTCGCGTGGATATTCAAAAACGTTACCGCGCAGTACCCGCATCCGATACCGAACATCCTCTCCGCGACCCTGGCCGATATCTGCGACGGCGAAGTCTTACAACTGCGCGCGCTTGCCAATCTGGATCTGCCGGTGGCCGCCTACGTTGAAATCGTGATGAAAAAGACCGCTTCGCTCTTTGCGGCATCCGCCGAGTGCGGAGCGATTATGGCGGGCGCGAGCGCGCTGCACGTAAAAGCGCTGCGCGATTTCGGGCTCTATTACGGCATCGCATTCCAAATGCAGGACGATCTGCTCGACGTCACCGCCGACGCTCGCACGATCGGCAAACCCGTCGGCAACGATCTGCAAGAGCGCAAGATGACGATTCCATTAATTCTCGCGCTCGCGTCCGGCGACAGCGATTTCCGCTCGCTCGTCGAACGTTTCTACTCGGGAGACGACGAGGATTCGGTTCCGGCGATCGTAACCGGAATTGCGAGCCACGGAGGCATCGAGCGCACGCGCGAGCAGATCGCGCAGTACGCCGAGCGCGCCAAACTCTCGCTCGCACCGCTGGAGAACGGCGCGGCGAAGGCCGAACTCGCAAACCTTGCCGACGCGCTCGCCGTTCTAGCATAGTAAGGAGAACTCATGACCTTCCATCCGATTCTCGCCTTTCTGAGCCCGGAGATCATCGGGATCATCGTGATCGGCGCGGTGGTGCTCTTCGGCGCCGACAAGCTGCCGAAGCTCGCGCGCAGCGCCGGCCAGGCCAAGAAAGAGTTCGTGCTCGGCCAGGCCGAGGCGGACGAAGCCGCGACGCGCGTGCGCGAAGAGGCCCGTTTGCGTAACGATGCCGCTGCCGCGGATCCGATGAAGAACGTCACCGAGACGTCGCTCGCCGGCGAAAACGTTCCGCCGCCGACGCCCGGCAAGGGCACGCCGAGCAGCTGACTCGCATGCTCGCGCAACGGGAAGCTCCCGCGTCCGAGACCGGCGGCTGGGATCAAAAAGAGATGAGTTTTACGGAGCACCTGCGGGAGCTCCGTAAACGTCTGTTGATCTCGTTCGGCACGGTCATCGTGCTCGCCGTCGCGCTTTTTTGGCCCGCGCAGCACATCATCCCCTGGATGGCCCAGGCGTACTTTCACGGAGTGCGGCTGCACGCATTCGGACCCGCCGACGTGATCTTCACCGAGTTCAAGCTCTCCATTTACATGGCGATCGTGCTGGGGCTGCCCGTCATCCTCTATCAGGTTTGGATGTTCATCGTCCCGGCCTTCCATCCCCGAACCCGGCACATGGTCTACGCGTACGTCGCGCCGTCGATCGTGCTCGCGGCGATTGGCATCGCCTTCGCGCATTTCGTGGTTCTGCCGCGCGTCGTCCACGCGCTCTTAAGCATCACGAGCGCCGTCGCCGAGCCGACATTCGGCATCGAATCCACGCTCAATTTTATCTTGATCCTCCTGCTCGCATTCGCGCTCATCTTCCAAACGCCGGTCGTCATGCTGGCGCTCGCGCGAATCGGCATCATCAACAGCCTCATGCTGCGCAAATACCGCAAGCACGCGATCTTCGGTTTCTTCGTTTTCGGTGCGATCATCGCGCCCGACGGGAACCCGCTGACGATGGCGCTCATCGCGGGCCCGATGTACGTGCTCTACGAAATCAGCCTCTGGATCATCGCCGTGCTTGAGAAGTCGTGGCGCGCCGAGCGCGCATCGTACTAAGGTCGATACACGATGGTCCGCTCGCTCTACGACGATTTCTTGCGCACCTTCAGCAACGTGCTCTTCGCCGTGCTGCTCTTCATGGTGTGGGGTCTGATGACGCTCGTCGGCGTCGTGGTGGAGCAAGGCAAGGACCCGGGCGCCTACTTTCAGAGTTACGCGCCGGCGCTCGCGCGATTGATCCTGCGGCTCAATATCGACAACATCTATCACACGCCGTACTACGTCGGCATCATCGGCTTGATTCTGCTCTCGCTCGCGGTCTGCACGTTCAAACGCGTCATTCCGGCGCGACTT containing:
- a CDS encoding phospholipase D-like domain-containing protein, with translation MIALASTGGMLAAMGSACRIELSAYTLRPGRVLDALEGAARRGARVTVRLEGRPYGDAGGALAAANARGVAELRRLGADAKLVDANDGDGAPLHMKAAICDRDLFLDDRNWPDDGTDTIVRDTFSSDVRAVRDALDGRAPRWSPVFSTTKAASLRLETQLLRAAARARTVEVASESFGAGSGVYGQLERLAKEGVRCRLLVADRERRESAREALALERLARAGVEVRTGSFDEKFAIVDSRRAWVGSTNATSPYYDANQRDWGLRTDRSAVVSEIENRFEREWALAADFSAK
- a CDS encoding twin-arginine translocase TatA/TatE family subunit, translated to MTFHPILAFLSPEIIGIIVIGAVVLFGADKLPKLARSAGQAKKEFVLGQAEADEAATRVREEARLRNDAAAADPMKNVTETSLAGENVPPPTPGKGTPSS
- the ubiE gene encoding bifunctional demethylmenaquinone methyltransferase/2-methoxy-6-polyprenyl-1,4-benzoquinol methylase UbiE, yielding MASTHIPPHQTDKGVFVREMFARIAPHYDRTNRVLTAGMDESWRKRAIAILRPPHAGRILDLCCGTGDVVFHLLRTDPSLAVTGVDFTAPMLDVARQRAAHEARGSASFVEGDVMALAFEDGAFDGATMGFSLRNVVDIDATLREVRRVLKPGARFVNLDVSKAPNRIWKACFDLYFYKMVPLVGGLVGGSKQAYTYLPNSLTHHPNAEALRERFERAGFTDANYLPLMGGAIAVHYGTAP
- a CDS encoding polyprenyl synthetase family protein, yielding MIERARNDASMYTLVEEFFRNEFATDNPLITEAIKRMLAAGGKRLRPRLTLLASEANGGDAAEHLQLAAYMELIHVATLIHDDVVDNAQTRRGVNATAVDYGNRISVLAGDYLFAWIFKNVTAQYPHPIPNILSATLADICDGEVLQLRALANLDLPVAAYVEIVMKKTASLFAASAECGAIMAGASALHVKALRDFGLYYGIAFQMQDDLLDVTADARTIGKPVGNDLQERKMTIPLILALASGDSDFRSLVERFYSGDDEDSVPAIVTGIASHGGIERTREQIAQYAERAKLSLAPLENGAAKAELANLADALAVLA
- the tatC gene encoding twin-arginine translocase subunit TatC translates to MLAQREAPASETGGWDQKEMSFTEHLRELRKRLLISFGTVIVLAVALFWPAQHIIPWMAQAYFHGVRLHAFGPADVIFTEFKLSIYMAIVLGLPVILYQVWMFIVPAFHPRTRHMVYAYVAPSIVLAAIGIAFAHFVVLPRVVHALLSITSAVAEPTFGIESTLNFILILLLAFALIFQTPVVMLALARIGIINSLMLRKYRKHAIFGFFVFGAIIAPDGNPLTMALIAGPMYVLYEISLWIIAVLEKSWRAERASY